In Helianthus annuus cultivar XRQ/B chromosome 3, HanXRQr2.0-SUNRISE, whole genome shotgun sequence, a single window of DNA contains:
- the LOC110931382 gene encoding uncharacterized protein LOC110931382 — protein MVGKSRKDWSDKLDDALWAFRTAYKTPLGSTPFMIVYGKAFHLLMELEHRALWALKTVNLDLTEAVRKRFFQIHEFDALRDAVYKCSFSIKEKTKALHDSRLKGLKEFKIGDKVLLYNLRFKLFPSKLKSKWAGPYVVKEVFPYGTIKLLNEADGCIWKVNGHRLKHYLRGPIDTTEKEETPLEDLPNTTI, from the coding sequence ATGGTAGGAAAAAGTCgaaaggattggtcggataagctCGATGACGCATTGTGGGCGTTTCGTACCGCCTACAAGACACCTTTAGGGTCCACTCCATTCATGATTGTCTATGGCAAAGCGTTCCATCTTCTCATGGAATTGGAGCACCGAGCGCTTTGGGCTCTTAAAACCGTAAATTTAGATCTTACCGAAGCGGTTAGGAAGCGTTTCTTCCAAATTCACGAGTTCGATGCACTTAGAGATGCGGTGTATAAATGTTCATTCAGTATTAAGGAGAAAACGAAGGCGTTGCATGACAGTAGGTTAAAAGGGTTGAAGGAGTTTAAAATCGGTGATAAAGTACTTCTATATAATTTGAGGTTTAAATTGTTTCCCAGTAAACTGAAATCCAAATGGGCTGGGCCATACGTAGTGAAGGAAGTGTTTCCATATGGTACCATCAAGTTACTAAATGAAGCCGACGGATGTATTTGGAAAGTGAATGGTCATAGGTTGAAACATTACTTAAGAGGGCCCATCGACACCACCGAGAAGGAGGAAACTCCTCTCGAAGACCTACCGAACACCACCATTTAG